In Segatella copri, the DNA window AGGAGCATCTTTCCAACTATCAAAATTAGGAGACAAAATTGCCACCCTAAAATCTTTAGCGAGCTTTAAGCTATCAACTACATCATAATTGGTTGAGATAGCAACTCCATGCCATTTATTAAATTCATCAATACATTGAGGACAATCCTTTATCCATAATGTGTCATTACAAAATACCATGGGAAGTTTGCGTTTGCCAATGGCAGAGATTTTCATTTTTCCACCCTGTTTGGTAAGTGTATATGGTCTTTGAATATGTAGGGAATCTGTTTGCAGATGCACTATATAAACATTCTTGTCATATTTCATCTTTTCCACATACAAAGAACCAAATACACTATCATTAAGGGTATCTATATCGCACCCATATATATCAAAATTCATCCTATTAACGTCAGCAACAATATCATCACAGCAGAAGTTTTTGAGGAATGATACAAAATCGTCTTGCAAAGCTTGACAGTAGGCTTTGCCTTTAGAATCATCGACATTAACTCTTTGAGCATAATAGTCATTACAGCCAACATAAAACTTCCTGAAAAATTCCGCTATGCTGTCATTCTCAGAGGTTTCTGTGCATTGGACTTTTTGATTGCAACCACAAAGGGGCAAAATGACCACCAATAATAAAATTATCTTTTTTACCATATTTTCCACCAAATAATGATTATACACAAATAAATTTCGTGCCATTAAAAGGCACATAAAGTCAAAAACAGATATAGAATCTTTACTAATTGTCCTTACGACTGTCAATCCGCAGGGACAACTTCAGTTTTCAAATCCTTGACAATAGGTATGCCATAAAGACCTTTACACAAAGTTACATTCACGGTATCACCCTGGTCACATGTTTTATAAATATCAGAATCATCCAATCTAAAGTATTCTTTATTATCTAAAAATATTAAACTCACATTAAACTTTGAAAACCAATGTCTATAACCATTGTTTGTTATATGTTTCTTCCCCATAACATACGCTTCTCTATGATAGGATTCCGAATTAGCAAACCAATAGTTAGTTGATTGAACCAGCATAATCAGCAATCCAGTAATAAAAATACCGACACAGCACCCGAAAAATATAGCAAATGGAACTTCTTTTCCCTTAGCTCCAACAACGAACAACAATACAAAAATAGCTATGGCAGGTATGATTCCCCACACCCAAAATGGAAATTCAAGGATTGTATGTGCAGAGATGTAACTGTAATAAAGACCAATCCTCGTTACAATAAAGATAAAAGCAATATTTGCTACCCACCTCATAATCTTATTCTTTCTCATGCGTTTAACAAAGCACACAAGTTTCTTGAACCATTCTTTTTTTATGAACGGTTCGAGAAATTTTAGACATTCAATCTTGCTACTTTGTTTTGTTGATACTTTCATACGTCTTTATTTTATGTTTTATGAAATGAACGATTGACATTTGATTTTATTGCATAGAATTGCAGCATTATCTCAAAATACTGATCTATCAATGGTTTTATACGTATTACGCTATATTTTAATAATCATAGAAAACTTGGCGACATGCATATATTTCAATTAAAATCGAATGATATGCTTTATAAAATAGAGCCAGCTTGGATTCTATTACTGGAACATATTACGGTGTATTACCGTCTGATGTTGAAACAACACTCACGTTAAATGCTGATGGCACCTATTTGTTGATACAGTCATACAATGAAAAGTAGAACAAACAGGAAAGGTTAAGAGGTACTTTCCAAGTGCTTGACTACAACATCCTGATGCTTGTGCGTCCTTAAAGCGGTGAGCATACCTTCTACAAGGTGAAGGATGCCAACCATATTATTCTGATAGATTCGTTTGGCAATGAACCCCAAATAGAGGAAAGAAAGAATTACATTCTGAGGAAGGAAAGATAAAATGCAAATAAACTGTGTTAAGCCATAATTATTTATAGCCTAACACAGTTTATTTCACACGCTCAATGACAAGAATAACAGTGTTAAAATGTAATCGAATTAGAAAAAGAAATTCCTGTTACACCACTGCTTTCTAATTTATCCTTTAAACCCTCCGACACATAGATATTAAAATCGAAAGGCAGTAAAAAAAATAAATCTAAAGACCTATCAAAATTTTCTTTTAATACGATTTTATTTAATGAAACACCAAATGAACCATCTTCGTCTTTCGCTTTTAACTCCATATAGTGCTCATACGACTTTATTTTTATTGGCCCTTTATTTAGAAATTCCCATTCTGTTTGGTAAAACTCTGATTCTTCGTAATTTAAAGCATCTACAAGATTTGGTTGTGATAAGTGCAGCCAATAGTACTCATATTCTTGGTCATTTGTTTTAATAGATGCTTCAAAAAACTGATGTTGCATGACATGTGAACTATCAATTATCTCTTTGACTTTGGAACTGATTAAAAAATCAGTAAATGGACCTGCTGTAGAACTTAAGACATCTGTAAACTTTGCTTTCTTTTTCAAACGAAAACTTAACTTTGGCTTTATGCCCGAAAATATTTTCCAAGAACTGATTTGTTGTGCTTGGAATACAGACAAGCAATCGACTTGCGGATATATGCTGTATGCCTCTTTCTGTAAAATATAATATTTTTTCATCTTTTTGAACCCCTTTCTTTGAAAAGAACGTAAAATCAATAGTTTTATTGCTATGATTGTACTTTTATTAATCGCTTCACTCGTTGTACGGTATTTACCCCTTAAACAGATGATTTCCCGACAACAGGAGTCGATAACATTACAATAAGCCCACAAAAGGAAGACCAGATATATGATTTGTCTGGAAAAAAGGTAACAAGCATAGAGAACGGACGCATATATATTATTAATGAGAAAAAGGTAATATCTACAACTCATTAAAAAGAAAAATATTAGAAAGGAATTATGGAAAGCGATATTTGCCCATAATTCCTTTTATTTTTATATGCCCCCACCAACTCCAATTGGATATAATCAAAACGGTACGACCGGTTTCCAGAAATCGCTAATTTGATTTAGTTTCAAGTTTCTCTTCCAAACATTAGCTTTAATAAAATGCTCTTCATAAACAGCCCTGTCTCGCTCTGGATAAATGTTCCCTTTCCAATATTGTCTCAATTCGGCAACCTTAATGAGATGTCCATTGGTGCATACATATTTTGCATATTCGTTCTCTGCGGAAGAAACATACACTCTTGAAAGAATACACTTGTATTTGTCGCTGATTTTGGGGTTTGGAATATCTTTGAATTCTTCAATTTTGTCATAATGTTCAGTATTAGGATTCCAAACACATGCATCAAAATGTTTAGTGCCAGAAGCACCAAAGCTACCCAAATAAAACAGCACATCTTCTTTTATACCGTCAAAATTCAAGTCAGTCAACAGACAACTATCAATACGTTCTTCATTTGGTACAAGATCATCATCTTCAGGATATTTGTATCCGAAGCGATGAATGGTCTTGTCGCCACGTTTTATAATCACTCCATAATCAACATCGTCAACCTCATGCTCTATCATAAGGCTTAGAGTGTCGTCATTACTTCTCATAGAAGAATCAGAAGTTGCTTCTTTCTGTGGAACACATTTCGTTTTATTCTTATTGCATCCCCATACTACAAGAAAACTACAAAAAATGAGTAGAATAAAAACTATCTTTTTCATACTTCTTTTTATTTTTATTGCGACAAAGATACAGAATTTCTTTTTATTTTCTGCAAAAATTAGCAATTATCTTACTCCACCAATCGCAATTGGATATAAATCGTGCTGTGGGAACTTCTCGCAGCCGATATAGAGCGTTTCGAAGGCATCGGTGCCGTCGGTACGGTGTTCGAGAAGTTCTTCTTCTGATTCAGGTTGTTTTCACCCAAAAAGGTGCAGATGAAGCGAAGCGTAACAGGAGATGATGCCGATGGCTGCTGCCCACAAAGGAAAAGCCATTGTCCTACGTTTGTTGGGCGCAAGACAAAGGCTGTATCTGGAAAGGCGGATTAGGAGGGATTCCGCTTCAATGCAAAATATACTTTCTGTTTAATTTGGCTACTTTTTATTGCAAGCATTGCAATAATTCTATTTTACACTCGTTATTATAGTAAGAAAGTACAAACTTTGTTGCTTCAATAATGTACTTTATGTAATCACAATAAAGCGATATAAAAAGATGAAACAAAACGATAAAAATATAAAAGAGATACGAATATACCATAGCCTTTGGAAGAATATTCTTCTGACTGTTGGTTGTTTTGCTTTTGCTGCAGGTGGATATTTCATACTCCATGATGCTAATACCTCATGGCCAACAAAAGTATTTGGCGGTATAGGATGCATGGTGTTTTTTGGTTGTGGCGGAATGCTTATGTTTATGATGACTTTGTATAACATAACTACTCATATACCATTTTTGATAATCCATGACGATAGGCTTGACATTTACGAACAGCGCAAGAGAACATATCGAACAATCTATTTTAAAGATGTGGAGCAATTTCGCCTAATTAGTATATATTCTAACAACTACATAGCCATTGATTATTGTACAGTACCTTTGATGCGTAAGATGGAAAATGCTTCATGTCTAACCCAACGTATGATGAAATTTAATGTGTCTGTATCAGGAGCAATAGAAAGCATCCTCGTGCAGAATCTGACAATGAGGGGTAAGGACATATGCAATACTTTGAACAATCGAATGAAAATATGGAGGTCGAACTGCAATTAATAATTGTGCTGTTGAGTTTTTATAGCACAAGACAAATACTTTATTGAAAAGCGGATTAGGAGAGATTCCGTTTCAATAAACAATATAGTCCTTGGATACTTTTACATTTTACTAATATCATCATCAAGTTGTTTCCTCCAGATTAAAGTTCCGATACCTGAAAAGATGAACGTGAAAATTAAAGCTGCTTGGGCATAACCGACAGGCAAATAATCTCCTTCAAAAAAAAAGATAATCAGTTTTTGAAGAATAGTATAATTTAGGAAAATACCCTGACTTTATCTTGTCCAAAATTCGATCTCCCGTATGTAATGCATATTGTTTTGATTTATAGGTTATAAGAATTGTATTTGAACTCTTATAGTTACTTTTTTCCTTAAATCCATTATATGTATAACCAGTAATAGGCTCCTGTGTCTTTTCTATATAGTTGCCGTATAAATGGCATAGATACAAAACAAGAGTTAAAACTAATCCTGCGCAAAAAATTGTCTTAAATAATGTTTTAATCTTCATATTCTTACGATTTTATAATAGTGTTATAATTGATTGTGTAATTACGGACTTTGCATCATCAAAGGACATATCTCGTTGATCTACTAAAGTAAGTATTATCCTCTATTGATTCGTTCTACCAATTCGTCTGGTGTAAGTATCTCCATCTTAGAGAAAACAAACTCTTCATCATAAATAAATTGTTTGCATTAGCTTCGATAGCCCAATTCCCATGATTCCACATTGCCGATAGTTGATACCGCCAGTTCGTCTCATTCATTTCGAGATTGGATCTGTTTTGCCCATAATACTAAGAAAGTACTCTCCCCCTAAATAGCCATCAATTTCTTGGACAATTACATTGTCAACAATAATTGATTTGAGTTCCAGTTGGATCCTTCCTGGAGAGATAGGACGCTTGTCTGCATCAAAAACAAATTGCGAAGGACATTTAAAGTTGAAAAGCACAAGATGCTGCTTTCCGCCATAGTTCAGTGTCACAGGTACTTTGCTATCGCTATATATGATTTTCCCCATTTTGCTCGCTTCTCCTGTTTCTTCGTCTGAGCTTGCAAAAGAATAAGGTATCGAAATATCATAATCGGGCAACAGCTTGACTGCTTCTGCCAATTTAGTATCTTTTATAACAAAACTTATCCAGCTGATTGGGACTTGCTGTAAGGTGACAGTCCGGTTTTCGTACCCTCCAAAAGTGTAGTGGATGATAGGTTGACCATTTTCTGTGACCTCACCCTTCCATAAACTTTTATAATCCATCTGTTCTTGCGATGCATTATAGATTACAGGAATGAATATACTGCTGTATTGTCCTTTAAGCTCATTACTCAACTCCTCAATTACACTTTGACGCTGGAAGTAAGAATCCACATAAGTAGGATCCTCATGGCATCCGTTTAAACTAATCATGGCTGAAATAGCCACAATGACCATTGATATCTTTTTCATTGCTATTGTTTTTATTATATAACGGCGAGACTATATTATTATTGTTATGTTCAGAGTCTATCGTATAGTTTACGTTTGCATCGTAACCATAAGCTTTCTTGGTTGCCTCAAGTTCGTTGTCCGTCATGCGCTGATAAATCACCATGCCGTAGAATGGTTTCAGATTTCCATTCTCATCGGTTGCATCGCCCAGTTTCTGCATGGTGTGCATTTGCAAATAATTTGACTCTGTTTTTGTGAGGAGTAAAACTTGCATATAGCGGCTTTGCATACTTTGACTTGCCGAACCGCGCATGATGAATCCTGTTACAGCATCATAAAACCATTCTGTCTTGTTATATGACTTACCATCGGTATCGCCATGGTGGAAACCTATCAGATGACCGTCTGACTCATACCAATAATCCATATATCCACCGCCATAAACTGTCTTGCGGTAGTCTGTTTGTGAAAGTCTGCCGTTATCCTGCACTTTATACATGCCTATGACTTTCCATCCATAGCCCTTTACCTTATTTTCAATGTCAGCAGCACTTACGGGCTTTAATCCTTTAAACACACAGCATCCATCGTTGTTAATAATATAAGTCCTATCGAACTCATAGTCAATAACTGTAACTGGTCCGCTAGGTTCCTCAGTCATATCACAACCTGTAAAAGAAACGATGCTGAGCATCGCCATCAAAAAAATCCAAATCCTTTTCATTGCTTACTTTATATTTATGTATTAAGTTCTTTTTCTTGAAATTTGTATGTATTATCCTCTATTGATTCATTCCACCAATTCGTCTGGTGTAAGTATCTCCATCTTGGAGAAACCAAACCACTTCTTGCCCAAGTCCTTAATGGATGCTCCTATATGATACACATCATCGTCTATACAAAGGAAGCGGTCATGTGATAAACGGAATGTTTCAACATCAATCGGTGCATATTGAGCATTATGACGGTCTATGTCGAGTTGGAACTGACGGCTTATCTGCTGAGTGTAGATGATTGCAGACACGTTATTGTCTCTTTTATCGAGCAATGTCAGTACAGTCTCGTCAACATAGTTGTCGATAAGGACAATACGTTTCTTTGAACTCTTAATCAAGTCGGACACGAAAGTATAGGCATCATAAACTTGCCCATTGTAGAACACACCCTGCTTCGGCTTTGCGTTGCCCTCGTCCAATCTACGGAACACTTCTTCTATACGCTTGTCGGATTCTTGCAAGTGTTGTTGCATTTCCAATTGATGGTATTCCATAGTCGAGAGACGCTTACAAACAATCTGCTAATTTAGGAAAGAATAACGAACCAATCCTAAATCGGCTTTCATTCCTAATAGACTGTAAATCAGTGATATTACATCACCTTACTATCCTTTCATTTCCGATGGTTAGACCCGCTTGGGATAATTGGTGGTTACTGGTGATTAGCGAAACCGCCGAACAGCAGAAAGTGATCGGCGCATGGCTCTGTGATTATGCGGAACACCAACAACAATTTGATGAAATAAAACATCGCCACACACTCAATGAGGTTGGCGATGTTGCAGAAAGTCGGTATGATTAGAAGATTGATAGGGGGCGAGGGGGAATCAGTCTGTAATGATTATTTCTTTATTATGATAAATTCCACCTTTTGAAGCCCCTTTTTATGGACGTTGGCAAGAATAAGCGCATATCTGACCTCCTCGCCGGAGTTCATGGAGCGGATACGTGTAAACTCGTCTTCTGGAACGACATTCTTGAACATCGGGCCGGATGACTCGTTACGCACCAGACGAATTTTGTCGGTAAAGGGTGAAATGACATACGAGTAAGTTGCTTGATAAGGCACACTATGGAATTTCACCCAGTTCGGGTCTTTATGATCAAGGATATTTACCAGCCATATACGCGCCTTATCGTAAGATGGTAGCGGCGAAACATTGTCATATTCAACTTTACCATTTATTTTACCTTCATCATCTACTACAATAGTGCTAGCTACGCCATACTTTTCGAAAGGACACAAGTCATAGTATTCTATGTCTGCTTCTGTTTTTATCTCTTTGTCAATCGGAATTTCAGGGTCTGCTACAAGCCTGTCTTGAAGAACACGGATAAGTTCATATCTGCGGTCGGAAGCATCCGCAGGTGGATTGGCGAGGATTGTGCGCTTTACCGAGAGATAATATTCGTGCCCGCGTTCATAGGTAAAGCCTTTTATCTGTTTAAATCCAAGGTCTTGCCATTCTTCGGAATCACCTTCCGTCTTGACGAGCAAGCACTCTATGGGGTTTTCCTTCATATCATCGCCCCACGCATACGTCACGCCTGTTTCTGCCGACACCAGCATCCTGATTTCTTTGACTGAATCTTTAGGCTCATCATCATCGCTACAAGCTGCCAGTCCTGCCATGGCGAGGAATGTCATGAGCAGCATTCTGAAAAAATTTATATTCATCATTCTTTTTAAATTTTAATTGTTCTCTACATAATAATAAACACCGAAAATGCAAAAATATTGCATTGCAAACACATTTTTAATTCCGAGAACTCTGTATCTTAGCCAAAAGCTCCTCAGACATCCATACCCTGTCAGCTCATGGGGAATTACATTTAAAGAAAACGTGATCCAACTATGTCATTTCCCTCAGAAACGCCACTTACGTATATCTCCTTCTCTGACTCATTTGAAGAACACGAAACCTTGGCAACACTATCATCAGAAGAAGTTGCTGATACTTTACCCTTAGCTCCATTAACATTCACCTTGCTGCCACTATCGGTATAGGTTTGTAAGAGTGTTAATAACAATCTGCTTACCAGTAATTATATCACCGAGTACTTCGTCTTCAGTGAGTTGGATTCCAGAATCATCATCGCTACAACTTGCCAAACAGAGCAAAGCTGCTAATGCCATAAGAATCATTCTAATTTTCATACGCTTCTTGATATTAAAGGGTTATAATTATTCTATAAACGCAAAAGAAATCAAAAACTTGCATGAGATTTCAAGATTATTTTATTCCTTGTGTTATTTC includes these proteins:
- a CDS encoding imm11 family protein; its protein translation is MKKYYILQKEAYSIYPQVDCLSVFQAQQISSWKIFSGIKPKLSFRLKKKAKFTDVLSSTAGPFTDFLISSKVKEIIDSSHVMQHQFFEASIKTNDQEYEYYWLHLSQPNLVDALNYEESEFYQTEWEFLNKGPIKIKSYEHYMELKAKDEDGSFGVSLNKIVLKENFDRSLDLFFLLPFDFNIYVSEGLKDKLESSGVTGISFSNSITF
- a CDS encoding XAC2610-related protein → MKKIVFILLIFCSFLVVWGCNKNKTKCVPQKEATSDSSMRSNDDTLSLMIEHEVDDVDYGVIIKRGDKTIHRFGYKYPEDDDLVPNEERIDSCLLTDLNFDGIKEDVLFYLGSFGASGTKHFDACVWNPNTEHYDKIEEFKDIPNPKISDKYKCILSRVYVSSAENEYAKYVCTNGHLIKVAELRQYWKGNIYPERDRAVYEEHFIKANVWKRNLKLNQISDFWKPVVPF
- a CDS encoding STM3941 family protein, encoding MKQNDKNIKEIRIYHSLWKNILLTVGCFAFAAGGYFILHDANTSWPTKVFGGIGCMVFFGCGGMLMFMMTLYNITTHIPFLIIHDDRLDIYEQRKRTYRTIYFKDVEQFRLISIYSNNYIAIDYCTVPLMRKMENASCLTQRMMKFNVSVSGAIESILVQNLTMRGKDICNTLNNRMKIWRSNCN
- a CDS encoding DUF4840 domain-containing protein, coding for MKKISMVIVAISAMISLNGCHEDPTYVDSYFQRQSVIEELSNELKGQYSSIFIPVIYNASQEQMDYKSLWKGEVTENGQPIIHYTFGGYENRTVTLQQVPISWISFVIKDTKLAEAVKLLPDYDISIPYSFASSDEETGEASKMGKIIYSDSKVPVTLNYGGKQHLVLFNFKCPSQFVFDADKRPISPGRIQLELKSIIVDNVIVQEIDGYLGGEYFLSIMGKTDPISK
- a CDS encoding DUF4377 domain-containing protein, with the protein product MMNINFFRMLLMTFLAMAGLAACSDDDEPKDSVKEIRMLVSAETGVTYAWGDDMKENPIECLLVKTEGDSEEWQDLGFKQIKGFTYERGHEYYLSVKRTILANPPADASDRRYELIRVLQDRLVADPEIPIDKEIKTEADIEYYDLCPFEKYGVASTIVVDDEGKINGKVEYDNVSPLPSYDKARIWLVNILDHKDPNWVKFHSVPYQATYSYVISPFTDKIRLVRNESSGPMFKNVVPEDEFTRIRSMNSGEEVRYALILANVHKKGLQKVEFIIIKK